Proteins from a single region of Cloacibacillus sp.:
- the tnpB gene encoding IS66 family insertion sequence element accessory protein TnpB (TnpB, as the term is used for proteins encoded by IS66 family insertion elements, is considered an accessory protein, since TnpC, encoded by a neighboring gene, is a DDE family transposase.) — MIESINKEIYIVYGATDMRKGVDGLAAIVNHRLVCDFSGVSMFIFCNKSRNRVKIIEWDDDGF, encoded by the coding sequence ATGATCGAGAGCATTAATAAAGAGATATATATTGTCTACGGAGCTACGGATATGCGTAAGGGGGTCGATGGTCTGGCTGCCATCGTAAATCACAGGCTTGTCTGTGATTTCAGTGGTGTGTCTATGTTTATCTTCTGTAATAAGAGCCGTAACAGGGTGAAGATCATCGAGTGGGACGACGATGGTTTCTGA
- a CDS encoding phage tail assembly protein: protein MGNSITGPCELNKKFQSFFAATLAGVKPDFIAGLPMADFSRITLYCQRFLLGQD from the coding sequence ATGGGTAACTCAATAACCGGTCCTTGTGAACTCAATAAAAAATTTCAGTCATTTTTTGCAGCGACGCTTGCGGGAGTCAAGCCTGACTTTATTGCGGGGTTGCCAATGGCAGATTTCTCACGCATCACGCTTTACTGCCAGCGTTTTTTATTAGGGCAGGACTAA
- a CDS encoding GIY-YIG nuclease family protein, translated as MKDYNEVDIHKFIDYYDSYQPGVYALFLKEHRGLYFFGIKNPKVMKLIQLKIMHYDSIHHIGPLLYIGKTARTIKSRIEEHFSITPKSTLRRTIASIMGFKSFKIIYNNKISYEVDEQSNIIITNWLKKYSYFKIYETNTPKLIEEKYIGKYQPPLNIEDCNNGELTTLLSSCRKIFRDSAQN; from the coding sequence ATGAAAGATTACAACGAAGTCGATATTCATAAATTTATTGACTATTACGATTCATATCAACCTGGTGTGTATGCTCTTTTTTTAAAAGAACATAGAGGCTTGTACTTCTTCGGGATAAAAAATCCTAAAGTAATGAAGTTAATACAGTTAAAAATTATGCATTACGATTCAATACATCACATAGGTCCTCTGCTATATATTGGAAAAACAGCAAGAACTATAAAGTCAAGGATAGAAGAACATTTTTCTATAACGCCAAAATCTACATTGAGACGAACAATTGCTTCTATAATGGGATTTAAATCTTTTAAAATAATTTATAATAATAAAATATCTTATGAAGTAGATGAACAGTCGAATATTATTATTACAAATTGGCTAAAGAAATACTCCTATTTTAAAATATATGAAACTAATACTCCCAAGCTGATTGAGGAAAAATACATCGGTAAGTACCAACCGCCTCTTAATATTGAGGATTGCAATAATGGAGAATTAACAACACTCCTATCTAGCTGCAGGAAAATTTTTAGAGATAGTGCTCAAAATTAA
- a CDS encoding MBL fold metallo-hydrolase, with the protein MYELIQTGEKSWYIKNPANVGVYALGGGEVCLIDAGNDKEAGRKILKKVTEAGWRVSCIINTHSNADHVGGNQFIQSRTGCRVLSTDIENAIARHPELESSLLYGGYPYAELRNKFLLAKPTESTEDIESALPPGLEIIKLPGHYLDMIGIMADDGTCFLADAIFSADIITKYHIIFIYDVAKFLATLEMLEGLEAKIFIPAHNEATTDIKELIAVNRAKVHEIAALICDICAAPKSFERILKEVFDHYSLTMDHNQYVLVGSTIKSYLSWLHDGGRLNIEFIDNEMLWSRGK; encoded by the coding sequence ATGTATGAACTTATCCAGACCGGAGAAAAAAGCTGGTATATAAAAAATCCCGCGAACGTCGGCGTCTACGCTCTCGGCGGCGGCGAGGTCTGCCTCATCGACGCCGGCAACGACAAAGAGGCCGGCCGCAAGATACTCAAAAAGGTGACGGAGGCGGGATGGCGGGTCTCCTGCATCATCAACACCCATTCAAACGCCGACCACGTCGGCGGCAATCAGTTCATCCAAAGCCGCACCGGCTGCCGCGTGCTCTCCACCGATATAGAAAACGCCATCGCGAGGCACCCGGAGCTTGAGAGCTCCCTTCTCTACGGCGGCTATCCCTACGCCGAGCTGCGCAATAAATTCCTGCTGGCCAAACCAACGGAGAGCACCGAGGACATAGAATCGGCGCTGCCGCCGGGGCTTGAGATAATAAAGCTCCCGGGACACTACTTAGACATGATCGGGATCATGGCCGACGACGGGACCTGCTTCCTCGCCGACGCGATTTTCAGCGCCGATATCATTACAAAGTACCACATCATATTCATCTACGACGTGGCAAAATTCCTCGCGACGCTCGAAATGCTGGAGGGGCTGGAGGCAAAAATATTCATCCCCGCGCACAACGAGGCGACGACTGACATCAAAGAGCTGATCGCCGTCAACCGCGCAAAGGTACACGAGATCGCGGCGCTCATCTGCGACATCTGCGCCGCGCCCAAGAGCTTTGAGCGGATACTGAAAGAGGTCTTCGATCACTACAGCCTGACGATGGACCACAACCAGTATGTGCTTGTCGGAAGTACGATAAAGTCATACCTGTCATGGCTGCACGACGGCGGCAGGCTGAATATAGAATTTATCGATAATGAGATGCTCTGGAGCAGGGGGAAATAA
- the tmk gene encoding dTMP kinase, producing the protein MFITFEGIDGCGKSTQARLLFELLNKEGGAVLTREPGGWEGGGTLHDIVLSGDLRHPWSELFLFMLDRTEHAARVISPAISEGRHVVCERYHDSTLAYQVWGRGMPFEPLWEMAKLAALPEPDVTLFFKIEPALALSRVGKRGKPDSFEREGLAFMERIDRGYRSLAEMEPRRWAVIECGDRNPAEIFAQVKDVLAERGLPL; encoded by the coding sequence ATGTTTATTACCTTCGAGGGCATCGACGGATGCGGTAAATCCACGCAGGCAAGACTGCTCTTCGAGCTTTTGAATAAAGAGGGCGGAGCCGTCCTCACGCGTGAACCAGGCGGCTGGGAGGGCGGGGGTACGCTGCACGATATCGTGCTTAGCGGCGATCTGCGTCATCCGTGGAGCGAGCTCTTTTTGTTTATGCTCGACCGCACCGAGCACGCCGCGAGGGTGATTTCGCCCGCCATCTCAGAGGGACGCCATGTCGTTTGCGAACGTTACCATGATTCCACCCTCGCCTATCAGGTGTGGGGCAGGGGGATGCCTTTTGAGCCGCTGTGGGAGATGGCGAAGCTCGCGGCGCTGCCGGAGCCGGACGTTACGCTGTTTTTCAAGATAGAGCCAGCGCTTGCGCTCTCCCGCGTCGGAAAACGCGGGAAACCTGATTCTTTCGAACGTGAGGGTCTTGCCTTCATGGAAAGGATTGACAGAGGGTATCGCTCGCTGGCGGAGATGGAGCCGCGGCGCTGGGCCGTGATAGAATGCGGCGACAGAAACCCTGCGGAGATTTTTGCGCAGGTGAAGGACGTCCTCGCTGAAAGGGGACTCCCTCTGTGA
- the ricT gene encoding regulatory iron-sulfur-containing complex subunit RicT, which produces MNKYLAIYGKPRYLGLVEYDGEIKKGSTLIVESVRGEELAIAVGEINAEQEAAYRLLRNASEHGDGMAKNSEPVVTDLAFMAFASDDDIETAGSYRAEEDRILKEAKELLKPHNLEMKLIDVEFLRAKRKLFFYFSSEQRVDFRAYVRDLAREFKTRIELRQVGVRDEAKIIRGVGPCGQPCCCSYWLNQFAPICIKMVKEQNLALNPAKISGICGRLMCCMCYEHEAYHEAWEGFPNPGTKIKTPNGNVIVAGIDLPTKSLRCFIVGKGEVKIPKDKFAEFKEVVTSGGEWVVPEEEIEEPDLKIQDIFPKCMQCAGHHERAASEPKREENAGKRRSEDGETNGEQRPRGNKKRKKHHPKHENQTVSEGQEGLREETPQKVKNAADNRPPKEDKAAPGGEERPKRHFQRRRRPNAKKGGDNAAAAKAEA; this is translated from the coding sequence ATGAACAAATACTTGGCAATTTATGGTAAGCCCCGTTATTTGGGGCTTGTCGAGTATGACGGAGAGATAAAAAAGGGGTCCACGCTCATCGTGGAATCGGTGCGCGGCGAAGAGCTTGCCATCGCGGTGGGGGAGATCAACGCCGAACAGGAGGCGGCCTACCGTCTGCTGCGCAACGCCTCGGAACACGGCGACGGGATGGCGAAAAATTCCGAGCCGGTGGTGACGGACCTCGCCTTTATGGCCTTTGCCTCCGACGATGATATCGAGACGGCCGGTAGTTACCGCGCCGAGGAGGACCGGATACTCAAAGAGGCGAAGGAGTTACTGAAGCCCCATAACCTGGAGATGAAGCTCATCGACGTGGAGTTCCTCCGCGCGAAGCGCAAACTTTTCTTTTATTTCTCATCTGAGCAGCGCGTTGATTTCCGCGCCTATGTGCGCGATCTCGCGCGCGAGTTCAAGACGCGTATCGAGCTGCGTCAGGTTGGGGTGCGCGACGAGGCGAAGATCATCCGCGGCGTCGGCCCCTGCGGCCAGCCCTGCTGCTGCAGCTACTGGCTGAACCAATTTGCCCCCATCTGTATAAAAATGGTGAAAGAGCAGAACCTCGCGCTGAATCCCGCCAAAATATCGGGGATCTGCGGCAGGCTCATGTGCTGCATGTGCTACGAGCACGAGGCCTATCACGAGGCATGGGAGGGATTTCCGAACCCCGGCACGAAGATAAAAACGCCTAACGGCAATGTGATCGTCGCCGGTATCGACCTGCCGACAAAGAGCCTGCGCTGTTTCATCGTCGGCAAGGGAGAGGTCAAGATCCCGAAGGATAAATTCGCCGAGTTTAAAGAGGTGGTCACCTCCGGCGGCGAATGGGTGGTGCCGGAAGAGGAGATCGAGGAGCCTGATCTCAAGATTCAGGATATCTTCCCGAAGTGTATGCAGTGCGCCGGCCACCACGAAAGGGCCGCCTCTGAACCTAAACGGGAGGAAAACGCCGGTAAGCGGCGCTCAGAGGATGGCGAGACAAACGGGGAACAGAGACCTCGCGGAAATAAAAAGAGAAAAAAGCATCATCCGAAACACGAAAATCAGACTGTCAGCGAGGGGCAGGAGGGACTTCGTGAAGAAACTCCACAAAAGGTGAAAAATGCTGCGGATAACAGGCCGCCGAAGGAAGATAAGGCGGCTCCGGGCGGTGAAGAACGGCCGAAGCGCCACTTCCAGCGCCGCCGCCGTCCGAACGCGAAAAAGGGCGGCGACAACGCGGCGGCCGCAAAGGCGGAGGCGTAA
- the ftsY gene encoding signal recognition particle-docking protein FtsY — MGIFKSFADKLKNTGNRWTQSVSNLFSDDPVTDDFWDELEENLILGDVGIDTTEALIADLKQVMVDRRITNKRELKAAFAELLISRLEAVPGMGKPLDLSRKPSVVIMIGVNGSGKTTTSGKLASQLKAQGRHVIMAAADTFRAAAIEQLKAWGERAGVRVVAQAQDSDPAAVVYDSIMAAKAAGDDVIIADTAGRLHTKSNLMEELSKVTRVIKREIPEGPSEVLIVLDAVTGQNGFMQAETFSKAMPITGVVLTKFDNTSKGGIVIAIADRLKMPIRYVGLGEGIDDLQLFDPRTFVETLLDAGDHE, encoded by the coding sequence ATGGGGATATTTAAGAGCTTTGCCGATAAGCTTAAAAACACCGGCAACAGATGGACGCAGAGCGTATCGAATCTTTTTTCCGACGATCCGGTGACCGACGATTTCTGGGATGAACTGGAAGAGAACCTGATCCTCGGCGACGTCGGCATAGATACCACCGAGGCGCTGATAGCCGACCTCAAGCAGGTGATGGTTGACCGCCGGATAACGAACAAACGTGAATTGAAGGCCGCCTTCGCGGAGCTCCTGATCTCCCGCCTTGAGGCGGTGCCCGGTATGGGAAAACCGCTGGACCTCTCTCGCAAACCCTCCGTCGTGATCATGATCGGCGTTAACGGCAGCGGCAAGACGACCACCTCCGGAAAACTCGCCTCGCAGCTCAAGGCGCAGGGGCGGCATGTGATAATGGCCGCCGCCGACACCTTCCGCGCCGCCGCGATCGAGCAGCTCAAAGCCTGGGGAGAACGCGCCGGCGTGCGCGTCGTCGCGCAGGCGCAGGACAGTGACCCCGCCGCGGTTGTCTACGACTCAATAATGGCGGCCAAGGCCGCGGGCGACGACGTGATCATCGCCGATACCGCCGGACGCCTCCACACTAAGTCTAATCTTATGGAGGAGCTGTCGAAGGTCACGCGCGTCATCAAGCGTGAAATACCGGAGGGCCCCTCCGAGGTGCTCATCGTGCTGGATGCCGTAACGGGGCAGAACGGCTTTATGCAGGCCGAGACATTCAGCAAGGCGATGCCGATCACGGGCGTCGTCCTAACGAAATTTGACAATACATCCAAGGGCGGCATCGTCATCGCTATTGCCGACAGACTGAAAATGCCGATACGCTACGTGGGGCTTGGCGAGGGGATAGACGACCTCCAGCTCTTTGACCCGCGCACCTTTGTGGAGACGCTGCTTGATGCCGGAGATCACGAATAA
- a CDS encoding DUF4416 family protein, whose translation MPEITNNGRHPRDPLVKKIVALLVPRGDTAVYEHTRGLLENIWGRPERVSERIPFVWTNYYEDIAPELDRIFFSYPGLWPMSALPDWKTASCRIEKETGESRRVNLDPGTIDGARLLLASTKGQAHRVYLRDGIFCEVTLCRRKGRWESFFYTFPDFKSGAYDCWLELVREDWKREVRAVPPHVLDNGHY comes from the coding sequence ATGCCGGAGATCACGAATAACGGGAGGCACCCGCGCGACCCGCTGGTGAAAAAGATCGTCGCCCTTCTCGTTCCGCGGGGAGATACGGCGGTATATGAGCATACGCGCGGACTGCTGGAAAATATCTGGGGCAGGCCGGAGCGTGTCAGCGAAAGGATACCCTTCGTATGGACCAACTACTACGAGGATATCGCGCCCGAACTGGACAGGATATTCTTCTCCTATCCTGGGCTTTGGCCGATGTCCGCGCTGCCGGACTGGAAGACCGCAAGCTGTCGGATTGAGAAAGAGACCGGCGAGAGCCGCCGCGTGAACCTCGACCCAGGCACGATCGACGGGGCGAGGCTCCTGCTGGCCTCGACGAAGGGGCAGGCCCACCGCGTCTACCTGCGCGACGGTATCTTCTGCGAGGTGACCCTCTGCCGGCGCAAGGGGCGCTGGGAAAGTTTTTTTTATACCTTCCCTGATTTCAAAAGCGGCGCTTACGACTGCTGGCTGGAGCTGGTACGAGAGGACTGGAAAAGAGAGGTCCGCGCCGTGCCGCCCCATGTACTTGATAATGGACATTACTAA
- the purB gene encoding adenylosuccinate lyase produces the protein MIPRYETPEIKKIWTDENRFGRWLDVELAATQAWNEAGVVPDEDFKNIKEKAGFNVERIREIEEVTQHDVIAFVSSVAETIGESGRFVHLGLTSSDVIDTASSLLLGESMDVVLGELKKLHKILGEKAVEYRFTPCPGRTHGIHAEPTTFGLKLLNHYAELGRDIERLTQTKKEMMVGKLSGAIGTYANCPPAIEARVCELLGLGIDPVSTQVIQRDRHTRIVTDLAIFGGTLERLALEVRHLQRTEVLEALEPFKKGQKGSSAMPHKKNPILCERVCGMSRLLRGFAVPALEDIALWHERDISHSSVERVMWPDAFHLAHYMTKIMIKVMSGLVVNADKMMEDIDITKGLLFSGRVLITLVEREGVSREDAYAIAQSNAMRCWNEKVPLLELLKSDPRITKMTDSELESLFDLGYYLKHIDEVFSRFPELSVAAASK, from the coding sequence ATGATACCGCGTTACGAAACACCGGAGATAAAAAAGATATGGACCGACGAGAACCGCTTCGGCCGCTGGCTTGACGTCGAGCTTGCGGCGACGCAGGCCTGGAACGAGGCCGGGGTAGTGCCGGACGAGGATTTCAAGAACATCAAAGAAAAGGCCGGTTTTAACGTTGAGCGAATCCGCGAGATAGAAGAGGTGACTCAGCACGACGTCATCGCCTTCGTGTCGAGCGTCGCCGAGACTATCGGCGAATCTGGCCGCTTTGTCCACCTCGGACTGACAAGCAGCGACGTCATCGATACCGCTTCCTCCCTCCTGCTCGGCGAGAGCATGGACGTAGTCCTCGGCGAGCTCAAAAAACTTCATAAAATACTTGGCGAAAAGGCCGTTGAGTACAGATTTACGCCCTGCCCAGGGCGTACCCACGGCATCCACGCCGAGCCGACCACCTTCGGCCTTAAACTGCTCAACCATTACGCCGAGCTGGGGCGTGACATCGAACGCCTGACACAGACGAAAAAAGAGATGATGGTAGGCAAACTATCGGGAGCCATCGGCACATACGCCAACTGCCCGCCCGCGATAGAGGCGCGCGTCTGCGAACTGCTTGGCCTCGGTATAGACCCAGTCTCCACACAGGTCATCCAGAGAGACCGCCACACGCGTATCGTCACCGACCTCGCCATCTTCGGCGGCACTCTTGAACGTCTGGCGCTCGAAGTCCGCCACCTCCAGCGCACAGAGGTGCTTGAGGCGCTCGAACCCTTCAAGAAGGGGCAGAAGGGGTCGTCCGCGATGCCGCACAAAAAGAACCCTATCCTCTGCGAGAGAGTCTGCGGCATGTCGCGCCTGCTGCGCGGATTTGCCGTGCCGGCGCTTGAGGATATCGCCCTCTGGCATGAGCGCGACATCAGCCACTCCTCCGTGGAGCGCGTAATGTGGCCCGATGCCTTCCACCTTGCCCACTACATGACGAAGATCATGATCAAGGTAATGAGCGGCCTTGTGGTGAACGCCGACAAGATGATGGAGGACATTGATATCACAAAGGGCCTCCTTTTCTCGGGGCGTGTGCTGATCACCCTAGTCGAAAGAGAGGGCGTCAGCCGCGAGGATGCATACGCGATCGCTCAGAGCAACGCCATGCGCTGCTGGAACGAGAAGGTCCCCCTGCTCGAACTGCTTAAATCCGACCCGAGAATAACGAAAATGACTGATTCCGAGCTGGAATCTTTGTTTGATTTGGGGTATTATTTAAAGCACATAGACGAGGTATTCAGCCGCTTTCCGGAGCTGAGCGTGGCTGCGGCCTCAAAATAA
- the glpX gene encoding class II fructose-bisphosphatase: MSAPDRNLALEMVRATEAAAMAAGRWMGRGDKNGVDGAAVNAMRFILNTVNMDGVVVIGEGEKDEAPMLFNGEKLGCGSEPLVDIAVDPIDGTRLTANGLPNAVSVVAFAERDTLYDPQHIFYMNKIATGPYAAHAINIDATPTDNIRAVARALRKSVEDVTVVVLDRPRHEELIKEIRSLHARIRLIPDGDVAGALSTCKPNAGIDLLMGVGGSPEAVITACAFKCVGGNMQCKLWPRNDEEREKCKEKGMDVNKVLHLNDLVKSENVFFAATGVTDGNWLKGVRYSGEGIETSSLVMRAKSGTLRYINAVHNVQKLDEISGIKYGAASSTCSFL, translated from the coding sequence ATGTCTGCACCAGACAGAAACCTAGCGCTTGAAATGGTCAGAGCGACGGAAGCCGCCGCTATGGCCGCAGGCCGCTGGATGGGACGCGGGGATAAGAACGGCGTTGACGGAGCTGCGGTCAACGCGATGCGGTTTATTCTCAATACCGTCAACATGGACGGAGTAGTTGTTATTGGTGAAGGCGAGAAAGACGAAGCGCCGATGCTTTTCAACGGCGAAAAGCTGGGCTGCGGAAGCGAACCTCTGGTCGATATAGCCGTTGACCCGATCGATGGCACGCGCCTCACCGCTAACGGACTGCCGAACGCCGTCAGCGTAGTGGCCTTCGCGGAGAGGGATACCCTCTATGATCCGCAGCACATCTTCTACATGAACAAAATTGCCACCGGCCCCTACGCGGCGCACGCGATCAACATCGACGCCACGCCGACCGACAACATCCGGGCCGTCGCGCGCGCGCTGAGAAAATCGGTGGAAGACGTCACAGTCGTCGTCCTCGACAGGCCGCGCCACGAGGAGCTCATCAAAGAGATCCGCTCGCTCCATGCGCGTATCCGCCTCATCCCCGACGGCGACGTTGCGGGCGCCCTTTCGACCTGCAAGCCCAACGCCGGCATCGACCTCCTCATGGGAGTCGGCGGTTCGCCGGAGGCGGTCATCACCGCCTGCGCCTTCAAATGCGTCGGCGGCAATATGCAGTGCAAACTCTGGCCGCGCAACGACGAAGAGCGCGAGAAGTGCAAAGAGAAGGGCATGGACGTCAATAAAGTCCTCCATCTCAATGACCTCGTAAAAAGCGAGAACGTCTTCTTCGCGGCGACCGGCGTCACCGACGGCAACTGGCTCAAAGGCGTACGCTACTCCGGCGAGGGCATCGAGACCTCCTCGCTGGTCATGCGCGCAAAGAGCGGCACGCTGCGCTACATCAACGCGGTACACAACGTCCAGAAACTGGACGAGATCAGCGGCATCAAATACGGCGCGGCCTCGTCGACCTGCTCGTTCCTGTAA
- a CDS encoding type II toxin-antitoxin system HipA family toxin has translation MKKVKALSIGYNGRPVGRLALTPDGFSAFEYNSDWLAAGFLINPFSLPLKDGVFVQKRREPFEGGFGIFADSLPDGWGRLLLDRILLKNHLDPYGIDILQRLAIVGRGGMGALVYEPEISLESAVENDDLDLLARSCQEVLTCESPHNLDLLFKLGGSSGGARPKILTTVDGEEWIIKFPASMDREDIGEEEYRYSLCARECGIEMPETRLFPSKVCGGYFGVKRFDRVVSGGEKRRVHMASVSALLETSHRVPNLDYNMLMKLTLELTRDFNEVERMFRLMCFNVFAHNRDDHSKNFTFIFDERCNSWRLSPAYDLTYSNSIGGEHATTVDGEGKNPRMEDVLSVARKIGLNLRKARAAADEIKDKTEMLLKDRD, from the coding sequence ATGAAAAAAGTTAAGGCGTTGTCTATCGGCTATAACGGCCGTCCGGTTGGGAGGCTTGCGCTGACTCCCGATGGCTTTTCCGCCTTTGAGTATAACAGCGACTGGCTGGCAGCCGGTTTTTTGATCAACCCTTTCAGCCTACCGTTAAAAGATGGTGTTTTTGTACAAAAGAGGCGCGAGCCATTCGAGGGCGGTTTTGGTATTTTCGCCGACAGTCTGCCGGATGGCTGGGGACGTTTGCTCTTAGATCGTATACTGCTGAAAAATCATCTCGATCCATACGGTATAGATATTTTGCAGCGTCTTGCCATAGTCGGGCGGGGTGGGATGGGCGCGCTCGTCTATGAACCGGAGATAAGTTTGGAAAGTGCCGTAGAAAATGACGACCTTGATCTGTTGGCAAGGTCATGTCAGGAGGTTCTCACCTGCGAGTCGCCACATAATCTGGACCTGCTTTTCAAGCTAGGAGGCTCGTCAGGAGGTGCAAGGCCCAAAATTTTAACGACGGTTGACGGAGAGGAATGGATCATCAAATTTCCAGCTTCCATGGATAGAGAAGATATAGGAGAAGAAGAATACCGCTATTCTCTTTGCGCGCGGGAATGCGGCATCGAAATGCCGGAGACCAGGCTTTTTCCCTCTAAGGTCTGCGGCGGGTATTTTGGCGTAAAGCGTTTTGACCGCGTTGTCTCCGGAGGAGAGAAGCGGCGCGTGCATATGGCTTCGGTAAGCGCTCTGCTGGAAACCAGCCACCGCGTTCCAAATCTGGATTATAATATGCTGATGAAACTCACCCTGGAACTGACAAGGGATTTTAATGAGGTAGAGCGGATGTTCCGCTTGATGTGCTTTAACGTATTCGCCCATAACAGGGACGATCATTCAAAGAACTTTACGTTTATCTTTGATGAGAGATGTAACAGTTGGCGGCTTTCGCCGGCTTATGATCTTACGTATAGTAATTCTATTGGGGGGGAACATGCCACGACCGTTGACGGCGAGGGGAAGAACCCTCGTATGGAGGATGTTTTATCCGTAGCTAGGAAGATTGGGCTAAATCTCAGAAAAGCACGCGCGGCGGCCGATGAAATCAAGGATAAAACTGAGATGTTGTTAAAGGACAGGGATTGA
- a CDS encoding helix-turn-helix transcriptional regulator: MNISFFQHHTPPEITLALAANVRARRKERKLTQSGLAKLSGVSLGSIKRFENGGEISLKSLLNIAVVLGCEEDFLSLFTKKHYASIEDVINEKS; the protein is encoded by the coding sequence ATGAATATATCATTTTTTCAACATCATACTCCGCCTGAAATCACCCTTGCTCTTGCCGCTAATGTGCGTGCGCGCAGGAAGGAGAGGAAGCTCACGCAGAGCGGGCTGGCAAAGTTGTCTGGGGTAAGTTTGGGCTCCATCAAAAGATTTGAAAACGGAGGGGAGATTTCTCTGAAATCTCTGCTGAATATTGCCGTGGTGCTTGGCTGTGAAGAGGATTTTCTTTCTCTTTTTACGAAAAAGCATTATGCCTCTATAGAGGATGTCATAAATGAAAAAAGTTAA